In one Lolium rigidum isolate FL_2022 chromosome 3, APGP_CSIRO_Lrig_0.1, whole genome shotgun sequence genomic region, the following are encoded:
- the LOC124698650 gene encoding uncharacterized protein LOC124698650, protein MAAAAEASSSNSNPPRSDLHRRKRRLVFDRRYGWIFDEWTDPAVSALSGGRGMFCILPMAQALMNAAASSVDHAADTVSTALKRPECFSPLAYLPHLQSQRDRRTWFHELEHSGVIADAKLVPRRTLCAFECISTDCDLLTR, encoded by the exons atggcggcggcggcagaggcctcctcctccaactccaatCCGCCGCGTTCTGACCTCCACCGGCGCAAGCGCCGCCTAGTATTCGACCGCCGCTACGGATGGAT CTTCGATGAGTGGACGGACCCCGCTGTTTCCGCCCTCTCCGGTGGCAGGGGAAT GTTCTGCATACTACCCATGGCGCAAGCGCTGATGAACGCGGCTGCATCTTCG GTTGACCATGCAGCAGATACAGTTAGCACAGCTCTTAAACGCCCTGAATGTTTTTCCCCACTAGCATATCTCCCTCACCTACAATCGCAAAGGGACCGGCGGACTTGGTTCCACGAGCTTGAACATTCTGGAGTCATAGCTGATGCCAAGTTAGTTCCACGTAGAACTCTTTGTGCCTTTGAATGTATCAGCACCGATTGTGATTTGTTGACAAGGTAG
- the LOC124698651 gene encoding phosphatidylinositol N-acetylglucosaminyltransferase subunit A-like, with protein MNGQSRKHRILMVSDFFFPNFGGVESHIYYLSQCLLKLGHKVVVMTHAYGSRSGVRYVTGGLKVYYVPWRPFLMQNTLPTLFMTFPIIRTILIREKISVVHGHQAFSTLCHEALMHARTMGYKVVFTDHSLYGFADVGSIHMNKVLQFTLADIDQAICVSHTSKENTVLRSGISPEKVFMVPNAVDTAMFTPSPNRLCCDEIIIVVISRLVYRKGADLLVEVIPEVCRLFPKVRFIVGGDGPKRVRLEEMREKFSLQDRVEMLGAVPHAQVRSVLISGHIFLNSSLTEAFCIAILEAASCGLLTVSTRVGGVPEVLPDDMIVLAEPDPEDMVRAVRKAINILPGIDPQIMHLRMKKLYSWDDVAKRTEIVYDRAMQSSNTDLLDRLPRYLTCGAWAGKLFCLVMVINYLVWCLLEFMQPAEGIEAVPDIGPLDIHLDSVDDKCEAQGN; from the exons ATGAATGGGCAAAGCAGAAAGCACAGGATTTTGATGGTGTCTGACTTTTTCTTCCCAAACTTTGGTGGTGTGGAAAGCCACATCTATTATCTATCGCAATGCCTGCTTAAGCTTGGCCATAAG GTCGTTGTCATGACACATGCATATGGAAGCCGTTCTGGAGTACGATATGTTACTGGCGGCTTGAAGGTTTATTATGTGCCATGGAGGCCATTCCTGATGCAGAATACACTGCCTACACTATTCATGACATTTCCAATTATAAGGACCATTCTTATTCGTGAGAAGATTTCTGTTGTGCATGGACATCAGGCCTTTTCAACACTGTGCCATGAAGCATTGATGCATGCTAGAACGATGGGGTACAAAGTTGTCTTCACAGACCACTCGCTTTATGGTTTTGCTGATGTTGGAAGCATTCACATGAATAAGGTGCTGCAGTTTACTCTTGCAGATATTGATCAGGCCATATGTGTGTCTCACACAAGCAAAGAGAACACTGTCTTGAGGTCTGGGATATCTCCAGAAAAGGTTTTCATGGTTCCTAACGCAGTGGATACTGCAATGTTTACTCCCTCCCCCAACCGCTTATGCTGTGATGAAATCATTATTGTCGTGATAAGTAGATTAGTATATCGAAAAGGTGCTGACCTTCTTGTTGAAGTCATTCCAGAAGTATGCCGTCTATTTCCGAAG GTTCGATTTATCGTCGGAGGTGATGGTCCAAAACGTGTGCGCCTTGAAGAGATGAGGGAGAAGTTTTCTCTTCAGGACAGAGTTGAGATGTTAGGGGCTGTACCTCATGCTCAAGTACGATCTGTTCTGATATCTGGTCATATATTTCTAAACAG TTCGCTTACAGAAGCATTTTGCATAGCCATTCTTGAAGCAGCAAGCTGTGGACTGCTGACAGTAAGCACTAGAGTCGGAGGGGTTCCAGAG GTTCTACCAGATGACATGATAGTACTTGCAGAACCAGATCCAGAAGATATGGTACGCGCTGTCAGGAAAGCTATCAACATACTTCCTGGCATAGATCCCCAAATTATGCATCTTCGG ATGAAAAAACTATATAGTTGGGATGATGTGGCCAAAAGAACCGAGATTGTGTATGATCGTGCAATGCAGTCCTCAAACACAGATTTGCTAGACCGTCTTCCCCG GTACCTCACATGTGGAGCTTGGGCAGGCAAACTGTTTTGCCTTGTTATGGTCATAAATtaccttgtgtggtgcctcctAGAATTCATGCAG CCTGCTGAAGGTATTGAAGCAGTCCCAGATATAGGGCCACTAGACATTCATCTAGATTCAGTAGATGACAAGTGTGAAGCGCAAGGGAATTGA